One genomic segment of Salarias fasciatus chromosome 8, fSalaFa1.1, whole genome shotgun sequence includes these proteins:
- the kctd5b gene encoding BTB/POZ domain-containing protein KCTD5 isoform X1: protein MAENSSDTSGSVHRRCLAHSPADRSVGASKWIRLNVGGTYFLTTRQTLCRDPKSFLYRLSQADPELDSDKDETGAYLIDRDPTYFGPVLNYLRHGKLVLNRDLAEEGVLEEAEFYNITSLIKLIKDKIRERDCKTSQVPVKHVYRVLQCQEEELTQMVSTMSDGWKFEQLVSIGYGRAHQSEFLLIVSREVKGEESALPNNSGELVSIGSSYNYGNEDQAEFLCVVSKELHNQSYGTNSEPSEKAKILQERGSRM, encoded by the exons atggcCGAGAACAGCTCCGACACCAGCGGCTCCGTCCACCGGAGGTGTTTGGCCCATTCTCCGGCGGACAGAAGCGTCGGGGCGTCGAAATGGATCCGACTGAACGTCGGGGGAACGTACTTCCTAACGACGAGGCAGACGCTGTGCCGGGATCCCAAATCATTTCTGTACAGACTGAGCCAAGCTGACCCCGAGCTCGACTCCGACAAG GATGAAACTGGTGCCTATCTCATAGACAGAGATCCCACGTACTTTGGGCCAGTGCTGAACTACCTGAGGCATGGCAAACTGGTGCTCAACAGGGATTTGGCTGAAGAAG GCGTGTTGGAAGAAGCCGAATTCTACAACATCACGTCATTAATAAAACTCATCAAGGACAAGATCAGGGAACGCGACTGCAAAACATCACAG GTTCCAGTGAAGCATGTGTACCGGGTGCTACagtgtcaggaggaggagctgactcAGATGGTTTCTACCATGTCCGACGGCTGGAAGTTTGAACAG CTTGTCAGTATAGGTTACGGGCGGGCCCACCAGTCAGAGTTTCTGCTGATTGTGTCAAGGGAGGTGAAGGGAGAGGAGTCTGCTTTGCCAAACAACAGCGGAGAG CTGGTCAGCATCGGCTCCTCTTACAACTATGGAAACGAAGACCAAGCCGAGTTCCTGTGTGTAGTCTCCAAGGAGCTGCACAACCAGTCGTACGGGACGAACAGTGAGCCCAGTGAGAAGGCCAAG ATCCTCCAGGAGAGGGGCTCCCGCATGTGA
- the kctd5b gene encoding BTB/POZ domain-containing protein KCTD5 isoform X2 has translation MAENSSDTSGSVHRRCLAHSPADRSVGASKWIRLNVGGTYFLTTRQTLCRDPKSFLYRLSQADPELDSDKDETGAYLIDRDPTYFGPVLNYLRHGKLVLNRDLAEEGVLEEAEFYNITSLIKLIKDKIRERDCKTSQVPVKHVYRVLQCQEEELTQMVSTMSDGWKFEQLVSIGSSYNYGNEDQAEFLCVVSKELHNQSYGTNSEPSEKAKILQERGSRM, from the exons atggcCGAGAACAGCTCCGACACCAGCGGCTCCGTCCACCGGAGGTGTTTGGCCCATTCTCCGGCGGACAGAAGCGTCGGGGCGTCGAAATGGATCCGACTGAACGTCGGGGGAACGTACTTCCTAACGACGAGGCAGACGCTGTGCCGGGATCCCAAATCATTTCTGTACAGACTGAGCCAAGCTGACCCCGAGCTCGACTCCGACAAG GATGAAACTGGTGCCTATCTCATAGACAGAGATCCCACGTACTTTGGGCCAGTGCTGAACTACCTGAGGCATGGCAAACTGGTGCTCAACAGGGATTTGGCTGAAGAAG GCGTGTTGGAAGAAGCCGAATTCTACAACATCACGTCATTAATAAAACTCATCAAGGACAAGATCAGGGAACGCGACTGCAAAACATCACAG GTTCCAGTGAAGCATGTGTACCGGGTGCTACagtgtcaggaggaggagctgactcAGATGGTTTCTACCATGTCCGACGGCTGGAAGTTTGAACAG CTGGTCAGCATCGGCTCCTCTTACAACTATGGAAACGAAGACCAAGCCGAGTTCCTGTGTGTAGTCTCCAAGGAGCTGCACAACCAGTCGTACGGGACGAACAGTGAGCCCAGTGAGAAGGCCAAG ATCCTCCAGGAGAGGGGCTCCCGCATGTGA
- the ube2ib gene encoding SUMO-conjugating enzyme UBC9-A, whose protein sequence is MSGIALSRLAQERKAWRKDHPFGFVAVPTKNPDGTMNLMNWECAIPGKKGTPWEGGLFKLRMLFKDDYPSSPPKCKFEPPLFHPNVYPSGTVCLSILEEDKDWRPAITIKQILLGIQELLNEPNIQDPAQAEAYTIYCQNRVEYEKRVRAQAKKFSPS, encoded by the exons ATGTCAGGCATTGCATTGAGCCGTCTTGCCCAGGAGCGCAAGGCTTGGCGGAAGGACCATCCTTTT GGATTTGTTGCTGTACCTACGAAAAACCCCGATGGAACCATGAATCTCATGAATTGGGAATGCGCTATTCCTGGAAAAAAGGGG ACTCCGTGGGAAGGAGGCCTGTTCAAACTGCGCATGTTGTTCAAAGACGACTATCCGTCTTCACCTCCGAAAT GTAAATTTGAGCCCCCACTCTTCCATCCAAACGTGTATCCATCAGGCACAGTATGCCTATCTATTCTAGAGGAGGACAAGGACTGGAGACCAGCTATCACAATAAAGCAG ATCTTATTAGGTATCCAGGAACTCCTAAATGAGCCAAATATCCAGGATCCAGCCCAAGCAGAGGCTTACACGATCTACTG CCAAAACAGAGTAGAATATGAAAAAAGAGTTCGAGCACAAGCCAAAAAGTTCTCCCCCTCGTAA
- the LOC115393348 gene encoding interleukin-21 receptor: protein MDGGPTPRTRTLLLVVFLFTCTDWLHGSQISDVDRRLRCVNDYLFTVSCTLSLTAGNLSSYWLHFTETFDERHYECQLTKTNSDYFCTFQTPNDLDTFSETDTYEISLCADREDESLECELLDDDYVPKENIRPNAPCCLAVSHNSSRYHFTWSSTYEDESPYSDLPADLQYELRLSEGADKVIWHNLSSDRTHVSVLDERFVAGAEYSARVRSSPSQFIYMGQWSDWSPELHWRAAKSAAPSEDPPGGEFLSDLGKKVFIPLSVIVLLVLLLGCAPVKKWRRSVFIPTPAPYFDTLYSECKGDFKSWAVVPDSPADLLKAEETLHIDTVVKCVDARVVEDAPCLYLQPLEEEVEEEVEEVHTYNNVSVAARDAALLGLPYAVSSMAPQGGSEPAAGDPGSRPYSNVPGEPGPPWYCNEYCTLSSFQQPGGGLAEQHRSF, encoded by the exons ATGGACGGGGGTCCCACGCCGAGGACCAGGACGCTGCTGCTCGTGGTGTTTCTGTTCACCTGCACAGACTGGCTGCATGGAAGCCAAATCTCAG acgTGGACCGCCGTCTTCGCTGTGTCAATGACTACCTGTTCACTGTCAGCTGCACTCTGAGCCTCACAGCAGGGAACCTCAGCTCCTACTGGCTCCACTTCACTGAAACATTCGACGA GAGACACTATGAGTGCCAGCTGACCAAAACCAACAGTGATTATTTCTGTACCTTTCAAACGCCAAACGACTTGGACACGTTTTCAGAAACCGACACTTACGAGATCTCGCTTTGCGCCGACCGAGAGGACGAGTCCCTCGAGTGTGAGCTGCTGGACGACGACTACGTGCCCAAGGAGAACA TCCGGCCGAACGCGCCCTGCTGCCTCGCAGTGAGCCACAACTCCAGCCGCTACCACTTCACCTGGAGCAGCACCTACGAGGACGAGAGCCCGTACAGCGACCTGCCGGCCGACCTGCAGTACGAGCTCCGGCTCAGCGAGGGGGCGGACAAG GTGATTTGGCATAATCTCAGCTCCGATCGGACACACGTCTCGGTGCTGGACGAGAGGTTTGTGGCGGGAGCCGAGTACAGCGCCAGAGTGAGGAGCAGCCCCAGCCAGTTCATCTACATGGGACAGTGGAGCGACTGGTCCCCCGAGCTCCACTGGAGGGCCGCGAAGAGCGCTGCTCCTTCAGAAG ATCCTCCAGGAGGCGAGTTTCTCTCCGACCTGGGGAAGAAGGTGTTCATTCCGCTGAGTGTGATCGTgctcctcgtcctgctcctcGGCTGCGCTCCTGTTAAAAA GTGGAGGCGCAGCGTCTTCATCCCGACCCCGGCGCCGTACTTTGACACCCTGTACAGCGAATGTAAAGGAGACTTTAAG AGCTGGGCGGTGGTCCCGGACAGCCCGGCGGacctgctgaaagcagaggAAACGCTCCACATCGACACCGTCGTCAAGTGTGTGGACGCCCGGGTCGTGGAGGACGCTCCGTGTCTGTACCTCCagccgctggaggaggaggtggaggaggaggtggaggaggtgcacACATACAACAACGTGAGCGTGGCGGCGCGCGACGCAGCTCTGCTGGGCCTGCCGTACGCCGTGAGCAGCATGGCTCCTCAGGGCGGTTCGGAGCCGGCCGCCGGGGACCCGGGGAGCCGGCCGTACAGCAACGTGCCGGGGGAGCCGGGCCCCCCCTGGTACTGCAACGAGTACTGCACCCTGAGCAGCTTCCAGCAGCCGGGCGGCGGCCTGGCGGAGCAGCACCGCAGCTTCTGA
- the LOC115393381 gene encoding tubby protein yields the protein MEDPDIRQQKLDNQRTLLIKKQQKKRADSQMVVANRDARQKNRKHKARSDETPLLISQSLSSTSLSDQVEHAHDNPLDEITLGESDVTTDVTLVELPSEIPATPKKMNLEIDHEPEANREEENEARADVKKTKKKEGKKEKAKQVEQAEEEDKEKDKDKEKKEKKTKKKDKVKECGDTQKTNKTTKQDRKKKHTQEAPAPEADSVFEEASPKENKDDEGDEEEEGKPQRPAPQSPKKKKQLDTTRCQISDESKDDEAQEKEKKEKKSSKAEKTTQSLASLNSNYRESSSASSESNDRSTSPLSVEDLEKFALRPAPRDVTVQCRVTRDRRGMEKGLYPTYYLHMEKEDGKKVFLMAGRKRKKCKTSNYLISTDPTNLSKDTTCYIGKLRSNVLGTKFTVYDGGENPEKKPFVKESESVRQELAAICYETNVLGFKGPRKMTVIIPGMLENDERVEIHPKNDLETLLMRHANGNTDKLVTLVNKSPSWNDQTQSYVLNFHGRVTKASVKNFQIIHPDNEDYIVMQFGRLAEDVFSMDYSFPMCALQAFAITLSSFDGKLACE from the exons ATGGAGGACCCCGATATACGACAACAGAAGCTGGACAACCAG AGAACCCTTCTGatcaaaaagcagcagaagaagagagccGACTCTCAAATGGTCGTGGCCAATCGGGACGCTCGCCAAAAGAACCGAAAGCACAAAGCCCGCTCCGACGAGACGCCTCTGCTCATCAGCCAGTCCCTCAGCAGCACTTCTCTGAGCG ATCAAGTGGAGCACGCTCACGATAACCCTCTGGATGAGATCACTCTGGGTGAAAGTGACGTGACCACGGACGTGACGCTGGTCGAGCTGCCTTCAGAGATTCCCGCCACTCCAAAGAAAATGAACCTGGAAATAGACCATGAGCCCGAGGCCAAccgagaggaggagaacgaaGCCCGGGCGGAcgtgaaaaagacaaagaagaaagaggggaaaaaagaaaaagccaaac AGGTGGAACAGGCGGAGGAAGAAGATAAAGAAAAGGACAAAgacaaggagaagaaggagaaaaaaacaaagaagaaagataAAGTCAAAGAATGTGGAGACACACAGAAGACAAACAAGACAACCAAGCAAGACCGGAAAA agaaacacacacaggaggctCCGGCCCCGGAGGCCGATTCAGTGTTTGAGGAGGCGAGTCCCAAGGAGAACAAGGACGATGAAggtgatgaggaagaggaggggaagccCCAGAGGCCCGCTCCTCAATcacccaagaagaagaagcagctcgACACTA CCAGGTGCCAAATCAGCGACGAGAGCAAAGACGACGAAGCCcaagagaaggagaagaaggaaaagaagtCCAGCAAGGCGGAGAAAACCACACAAAGTCTGGCTTCTCTCAACTCCAACTACAGGGAAAGTTCATCCGCCAGCAGCGAATCTAACGACAGA TCGACGTCTCCACTGTCGGTGGAGGATCTGGAGAAGTTCGCCCTGCGTCCTGCTCCCAGAGACGTGACCGTCCAGTGCAGGGTGACCAGGGACAGGAGGGGCATGGAGAAGGGGCTCTACCCGACTTACTACCTCCACATGGAGAAGGAGGACGGCAAAAAG GTCTTTCTGATGGCGGGCAGGAAACGGAAAAAGTGCAAAACATCCAACTATCTCATTTCCACTGACCCTACAAATCTGTCCAAAGACACAACCTGTTACATCGGAAAACTCAG GTCCAATGTTCTGGGTACCAAATTCACCGTGTACGACGGAGGGGAAAACCCAGAGAAAAAACCCTTCGTCAAAGAGAGTGAGTCGGTGCGGCAGGAGCTGGCAGCGATCTGCTAC GAGACCAACGTGCTGGGATTCAAGGGTCCCAGGAAAATGACGGTGATCATTCCCGGCATGCTGGAGAATGACGAGAGAGTAGAGATCCACCCTAAGAAC gatctggagacgctgctgatGCGCCACGCCAACGGAAACACGGACAAGCTGGTGACCCTGGTCAACAAGTCGCCGAGCTGGAACGACCAGACCCAGTCGTACGTGCTCAACTTCCACGGCCGCGTCACCAAGGCCTCGGTGAAGAACTTCCAGATCATTCACCCCGATAACG AGGACTACATCGTGATGCAGTTCGGCCGGCTCGCCGAGGACGTGTTCTCCATGGATTACAGCTTCCCCATGTGTGCCCTGCAAGCCTTCGCCATCACCCTCTCGTCCTTCGACGGCAAGCTGGCCTGTGAGTGA
- the cfap119 gene encoding cilia- and flagella-associated protein 119: protein MDTNIKAPQVLKAKLMLWTDVSYHDMDEIDKMQSIPDLESVLTSVFAVDLPEPKRGVLLELYVQAVLFCREHHFRKEQTSALLSILKSIHEANVGTPLDNIEACFRHCRELLLCHSVRRPPFSINLFSFEEVNWVLKYIHSSYMRHYKLYRYVFTPQVQLDLSVTYSAGLTEEKTSITNDSSLSDGSTEAHEASVTGSPSELKALIEQEVRQQMALVSGQLDQRMKEMAFQHNNTSDSSQSNHKTKK from the exons ATGGATACGAATATCAAG GCACCACAGGTCCTCAAAGCTAAGCTAATGCTATG GACAGACGTAAGCTACCACGACATGGACGAGATTGACAAAATGCAGTCCATCCCTGATTTGGAGAG TGTTCTGACCTCTGTGTTTGCAGTTGACCTCCCTGAACCCAAGAGAGGAGTCCTGCTGGAGCTGTATGTCCAGGCTGTCCTCTTCTGCAGAGAGCACCATTTTAGAAAAGAGCAGACTTCTGCTCTCCTGTCCATCCTCAAATCCATCCATGAGGCCAATGTTG GAACTCCACTTGACAACATCGAGGCGTGTTTCAGACACTGtcgggagctgctgctctgtcacTCAGTCAGG CGGCCGCCCTTCAGTATTAATCTGTTCAGCTTCGAGGAGGTGAACTGGGTCTTGAAATACATCCACAGCAGCTACATGAGACACTACAAACTCTACAGATACGTCTTCACCCCTCAG gttcaaCTTGATTTGTCTGTAACATATTCTGCTGGGCtgactgaagagaaaacaagtATCACAAACGATTCCTCCTTGTCAG ACGGGTCAACCGAAGCACATGAGGCGTCTGTCacag GTTCTCCGTCAGAACTCAAGGCCTTGATCGAGCAAGAAGTCCGACAGCAGATGGCTCTTGTTTCTGGACAGCTGGATCAGCGGATGAAAGAAATGGCttttcaacacaacaacacgtCCGATTCTTCTCAGTCCaaccacaaaaccaaaaaataa
- the phkg2 gene encoding phosphorylase b kinase gamma catalytic chain, liver/testis isoform has protein sequence MTKDIVVGEELPDWVGAKEFYQKYDPKEVIGRGVSSVVRRCVHRHTGQELAVKIIEITAEKMTAQQLEEVKTSTLKEIQVLNMVKGHSSIITLIDSYESATFIFLVFDLMRRGELFDYLTEKVTLSEKETRCMVRALLEAVQYLHSLNIVHRDLKPENILLDDQGHIKLSDFGFSVQLQPGEKLRELCGTPGYLAPEILKCSMDEMHPGYGKEVDLWACGVILFTLLAGSPPFWHRKQMLMLRMIMEGRYKFSSPEWDDRSDTVKDLISRLLVVDPAVRLTAEQALAHPFFRQYQKDDVRLFSPRKTFRVLIVSVLACIRMYSRYRRARPLTREVLARDPYSLRGVRKLIDGCAFRIYGHWVKKGEQQNRAALFQNTAKIMLLELEDFEP, from the exons ATGACTAAAGACATTGTTGTTGGGGAGGAATTACCCGACTGGGTCGGAGCCAAGGAGTTTTACCAGAAGTATGATCCGAAAGAGGTGATTGGAAG GGGTGTGAGCAGCGTGGTGCGCAGGTGTGTGCACAGGCACACGGGTCAGGAGCTGGCGGTGAAGATCATTGAGATCACCGCGGAGAAGATGACGgcccagcagctggaggaggtgaagacaTCCACGCTGAAAGAGATCCAAGTGCTCAACATGGTGAAGGGACACTCCTCCATCA TCACTCTCATCGACTCCTATGAATCTGCAACCTTCATATTTTTGGTGTTTGACCT catgAGGCGAGGAGAGCTGTTCGACTACCTCACTGAAAAGGTTACGTTAAGTGAAAAGGAGACCAG GTGCATGGTGCGAGCGCTGCTCGAGGCCGTGCAGTACCTCCACTCCCTGAACATCGTGCATCGAGACCTGAAGCCGGAGAACATCCTCCTTGATGACCAGGGACACATCAAACTGTCCGACTTCGGTTTCTCAGTGCAGCTACAGCCAGGGGAGAAGCTCAGAG aGCTTTGTGGGACGCCCGGTTATTTAGCTCCTGAAATTCTGAAGTGTTCCATGGATGAAATGCACCCGGGCTACGGAAAGGAAGTCGATCT CTGGGCCTGTGGCGTCATCCTCTTCACCTTGCTGGCCGGATCGCCGCCTTTCTGGCATCGCAAGCAGATGCTGATGCTGAGGATGATCATGGAGGGCCGCTACAAGTTCAGCTCCCCGGAGTGGGACGACCGGTCCGACACTGTCAAAGACCTG ATATCCAGACTGCTGGTGGTGGACCCAGCCGTCCGTCTCACCGCTGAGCAGGCCTTAGCACACCCCTTCTTCAGGCAGTACCAGAAAGACGACGTGCGGCTGTTCAGTCCCAGGAAAACATTCAGG GTCCTGATCGTCAGCGTCCTGGCCTGTATCCGGATGTACAGCCGCTACCGCCGGGCCCGGCCGCTGACGCGGGAGGTGCTGGCCAGGGATCCGTACTCCCTCCGCGGCGTGCGCAAGCTCATCGACGGCTGCGCCTTCCGCATCTACGGCCACTGGGTGAAGAAAGGGGAGCAGCAGAACCGCGCGGCGCTCTTCCAGAACACAGCTAAGAtcatgctgctggagctggaggacttCGAACCATAA